Proteins encoded within one genomic window of Cyprinus carpio isolate SPL01 chromosome A15, ASM1834038v1, whole genome shotgun sequence:
- the LOC109054171 gene encoding homeobox protein meis3-like isoform X2 — MEKRYEDLVHYPGSDAMPVGDYRDAMRSLPPPHYGHTVPDSLKHHRDQIYGHPLFPLLALVFEKCELATCSPRDSTSMSNSAHLPGMTNYSDVCSSESFNDDIAVFAKQIRSEKPIFSSNPELDNLMIQAIQVLRFHLLELEKVHDLCDNFCHRYITCLKGKMPTDLVLEDREGGSKSDMEDFTGSCTNLSEQNQSWLRDPDDFVSTPSGTPSASCGLTSHSAENCSDAGDGLDGSVASPSTGEEDEMDRDRRNKKRGIFPKVATNIMRAWLFQHLSHPYPSEEQKKQLSQDTGLTILQVNNWFINARRRIVQPMIDQSNRSGQSTPYSPEGAALGGYGLDVQSHLGLRTAGLQGIPSLPTDYPGALLPQPGYSHAGPSLHPYPGPHTAMLLHPPPHSHPAEPLIGQGLDIHAH; from the exons ATGGAGAAGAGG TATGAGGACTTGGTGCATTACCCAGGCTCTGACGCCATGCCTGTGGGAGACTACAGGGATGCCATGAGGTCACTTCCTCCACCTCACTATGGCCACACTGTGCCTGACTCCCTGAAACACCACCGGGACCAAATCTATGG TCATCCTCTGTTTCCGCTCCTGGCTCTTGTATTTGAAAAGTGTGAACTTGCCACCTGCTCACCACGAGACTCCACCTCCATGTCAAACTCTGCCCACCTCCCTGGCATGACCAATTACAGTGATGTCTGCTCCTCTGAATCGTTCAATGATGATATCGCAGTCTTTGCCAAACAA attCGATCAGAGAAACCTATCTTTTCATCAAATCCAGAACTGGATAATCTG ATGATCCAGGCCATTCAGGTTCTACGGTTTCATCTATTAGAGCTAGAAAAG GTTCATGACCTCTGTGATAATTTCTGCCATCGGTACATCACCTGTCTAAAAGGCAAGATGCCCACTGATTTGGTGCTGGAGGACCGAGAGGGCGGATCCAAATCTGACATGGAAGATTTCACTGGTTCTTGCACCAATCTGTCAGAACAA AATCAATCTTGGTTGCGAGACCCGGATGACTTTGTGTCGACCCCCTCAGGCACCCCCAGTGCCTCCTGTGGCCTCACCTCACACAGCGCAGAGAACTGCAGTGATGCTG GTGATGGGTTGGATGGAAGTGTAGCATCTCCCAGCACAGGAGAAGAAGATGAAATGGACAGAGACAGACGAAACAAGAAAAGAGGAATCTTTCCCAAAGTTGCAACAAACATTATGAGAGCTTGGCTCTTCCAGCACCTGTCG CATCCGTACCCGTCTGAAGAACAGAAGAAACAGCTCTCCCAAGACACTGGTCTCACTATACTGCAGGTCAATAACTG GTTTATAAATGCCAGACGCAGAATAGTCCAGCCAATGATTGACCAATCAAATCGCTCAG GCCAGAGTACTCCGTACAGTCCGGAGGGGGCAGCTCTAGGAGGATATGGGTTAGATGTACAGTCTCATTTAGGTCTTAGGACAGCAG GACTTCAGGGAATACCGTCCCTGCCCACAGATTACCCCGGGGCCCTACTGCCCCAGCCGGGATACTCACACGCCGGCCCATCCTTGCACCCCTACCCCGGCCCCCACACTGCCATGCTGCTCCATCCACCACCCCACAGCCACCCCGCTGAACCCCTCATAGGACAAGGCCTTGACATACATGCCCACTAA
- the LOC109054171 gene encoding homeobox protein meis3-like isoform X1 translates to MLDTRPGPCFYCYSLIKYEDLVHYPGSDAMPVGDYRDAMRSLPPPHYGHTVPDSLKHHRDQIYGHPLFPLLALVFEKCELATCSPRDSTSMSNSAHLPGMTNYSDVCSSESFNDDIAVFAKQIRSEKPIFSSNPELDNLMIQAIQVLRFHLLELEKVHDLCDNFCHRYITCLKGKMPTDLVLEDREGGSKSDMEDFTGSCTNLSEQNQSWLRDPDDFVSTPSGTPSASCGLTSHSAENCSDAGDGLDGSVASPSTGEEDEMDRDRRNKKRGIFPKVATNIMRAWLFQHLSHPYPSEEQKKQLSQDTGLTILQVNNWFINARRRIVQPMIDQSNRSGQSTPYSPEGAALGGYGLDVQSHLGLRTAGLQGIPSLPTDYPGALLPQPGYSHAGPSLHPYPGPHTAMLLHPPPHSHPAEPLIGQGLDIHAH, encoded by the exons ATGCTGGATACTCGGCCCGGTCCATGCTTCTACTGCTACAGTCTTATTAAG TATGAGGACTTGGTGCATTACCCAGGCTCTGACGCCATGCCTGTGGGAGACTACAGGGATGCCATGAGGTCACTTCCTCCACCTCACTATGGCCACACTGTGCCTGACTCCCTGAAACACCACCGGGACCAAATCTATGG TCATCCTCTGTTTCCGCTCCTGGCTCTTGTATTTGAAAAGTGTGAACTTGCCACCTGCTCACCACGAGACTCCACCTCCATGTCAAACTCTGCCCACCTCCCTGGCATGACCAATTACAGTGATGTCTGCTCCTCTGAATCGTTCAATGATGATATCGCAGTCTTTGCCAAACAA attCGATCAGAGAAACCTATCTTTTCATCAAATCCAGAACTGGATAATCTG ATGATCCAGGCCATTCAGGTTCTACGGTTTCATCTATTAGAGCTAGAAAAG GTTCATGACCTCTGTGATAATTTCTGCCATCGGTACATCACCTGTCTAAAAGGCAAGATGCCCACTGATTTGGTGCTGGAGGACCGAGAGGGCGGATCCAAATCTGACATGGAAGATTTCACTGGTTCTTGCACCAATCTGTCAGAACAA AATCAATCTTGGTTGCGAGACCCGGATGACTTTGTGTCGACCCCCTCAGGCACCCCCAGTGCCTCCTGTGGCCTCACCTCACACAGCGCAGAGAACTGCAGTGATGCTG GTGATGGGTTGGATGGAAGTGTAGCATCTCCCAGCACAGGAGAAGAAGATGAAATGGACAGAGACAGACGAAACAAGAAAAGAGGAATCTTTCCCAAAGTTGCAACAAACATTATGAGAGCTTGGCTCTTCCAGCACCTGTCG CATCCGTACCCGTCTGAAGAACAGAAGAAACAGCTCTCCCAAGACACTGGTCTCACTATACTGCAGGTCAATAACTG GTTTATAAATGCCAGACGCAGAATAGTCCAGCCAATGATTGACCAATCAAATCGCTCAG GCCAGAGTACTCCGTACAGTCCGGAGGGGGCAGCTCTAGGAGGATATGGGTTAGATGTACAGTCTCATTTAGGTCTTAGGACAGCAG GACTTCAGGGAATACCGTCCCTGCCCACAGATTACCCCGGGGCCCTACTGCCCCAGCCGGGATACTCACACGCCGGCCCATCCTTGCACCCCTACCCCGGCCCCCACACTGCCATGCTGCTCCATCCACCACCCCACAGCCACCCCGCTGAACCCCTCATAGGACAAGGCCTTGACATACATGCCCACTAA